A window of Salvelinus sp. IW2-2015 unplaced genomic scaffold, ASM291031v2 Un_scaffold3032, whole genome shotgun sequence genomic DNA:
TCCCAGTCATCTTTTCACACTCATCTTTCATGAGCATATAATTGAAGGGCTCAAGAGTGAATCCTGGGATGATTAAAACTCCACAattttgttagtttttcttaGGTTTTTATTGAAGATTTTATCTTGAATTTATCATATAGCTTTTTTTGTGATTATACCTTCATAGATTTTGCACAAAACACAAAAATTAACACcaacaaacagaaacaaaaaaaGCAGGTAGCATGGTGGATAAGAGCATTTGGCCAGCAACCCAGTAAGgttactggttcaaatccccaggtcgtcaaggtggaaaaatctgccgttctgcccttgagcaaggcagttaaccctcaaCAACTGCttcccgggcgccgatgacgtggattcAGAGGGTTTGGATTAAATGCGGAATATACAtttagttgaatacattcagttgtgcaactggctaggtatcccccctttccataTAAACATCTCCAGCCCATGATACATCACAAAGAGAAACATAAAATGTMATGTACTGAATGATTTGTCATGAGGACAGGTCAAGTCATCCAcccacaccaccagcctgtagTCATCCCCTCAAAATAGCAATGAAAGAGGAACAGAAGGGATTTTTGGGAACAGATTCTCTTTTACACTTTACACAGATTAGCaactaaaataaacaaaatgaaaaGCAGGGTACATGAATGTTAAACAAAAGCAATTACACAAGCAGCTAAAAATGAGAATATCAACATCATAGATCATGTTATCAGGTGAGCTCACCCCTGGACAAGTCTCTCCCAGGGTGGAGTGCGTGCCTTTTCACCCCCAGATTTCTCCAGTATGAATCTGGCCTGGACCCCAGGAGACATGGTCATACTAGACTCATACACATAGACATCATACCCAGGTATATCTGCACAATCAGAGCGGCTTTCCTCAGAGAAATTTACAGCCCATTGCCATTGGTAGGTATTATACTCTTGGGTGTCTTTGCTGTCTGAAGAGTAGAACCCAACCCAGGAGTTATTAAACATTTTCTTCCAGGCAGTGAAGGCTTTCTTTACGTACAGGCGAGCGCAGGCCTTTCCATCCTTTACGAAGAGCTGCAGACTGGCGTCATGTCCGTTAATATCAACAGGAATCTCTCTGTTGGCATTGTGAAACTCAGAACCTCTCCAGATCTCCTCTCCGATTGTGGACCCAAACCCCAAGTAATTCCACCAATTTTTTACCTCCTTATGGAGCCTGACCTGGAGACCAGGGTTAAGGGGTACTGAGGTGTTATAGCTCCCAGAGGCTTGGCCCCCGACTGATGATCTGTCCAGCTCGCTCTTACTGTCACTGTTATTGTTCCTATGAAGAACCACCATTACACCCTGGTCTAATAGCCTCTTGGGGATCCCACTCCAGATGATCCTGGCTTTTCCTCTATCTGTGGTTTTCACCTCAAGCTTAAACAATGTATTATCCTTATCCTCCATGTCACACTGGGTTTCATCTGCCCTAAGCCTTCGTGGTCTACCTGAACCTTTGATATTGGGACGTGTAAAGGACAATACAATAGCCAGAAGAAGTGCCAGACCAGGTGTGTCCCAGATGTTTTCCAGATGCTCCAGAATGTTGTGGTTGATCTCTACATGATATGTTTGTGGAATATCATTTAGGTTAATGGTTGGTAGACGTTGGATTTGTCTAAGGAGGCTGACATTGACACGGTATGTATTGTCTGGATCGTAGGCACTTCCTCTGTTTCCATTTGGTGGATAGTGCTGTGTGACATAGACCTCGTCTACTATGAACTGATTGGACTCTTCCTCCCTAACTCTGAGTATGACCCTGTCCCTGTTGTTCTCAGTTCCCCTTGAGTTGTAGAATCTTTGAGTTACATAATAAGGAAGTGCCATAGCGCCATTGTTGTTATTGCCAACAAGATTCCCTAGTGAGTAGTAACTTCCACGTTGACGGGGCAGAATAGGTAATGGATGGGGATTATCAGCGTTTCCATAGAAATGAATGCCATAGTCTCCCCTGGTTGGGTTGAAATTGAGTCTCATGTTGCCGTTGTTGTCAATGTGAATGTTGTTGGCTAGCCAGTGTAGCAGCATGAGGCCGTGTCGAGGAAAGGTGTGACCAAACTCTATGTCCCTGAGATCATCTATTGAATTAAGGGTTCCTTTTATAGCGCATACTGAGGCCAGGGACACACACAGGATGAAGCAACCCAGGAATCCCCTTCCAACCATGGCCAGCCTGTGACAAAACAACTATTGTGTcaacatttgcacatttattaaataaattaatgaataaataaatacatctgtaACTTATTTCTAGTGCTCGGCAATACGCTAAAAGCtttaggaccccccccccccaaaacatcaGAAAATATCTGACAAACTTTCATTTTGAAGTTAACTGTCACTATATTTGACCTATGTCCCATTAATGTAATATGATGTAATAAGTCCTCACATTACACGGTATGTATAGTCTGTATTAGTAGCTTATTTCTTGTGGTTGGCAATAGGTTTAACGTTTTAGGACTCCCAAAAAATGCTTGGTCTGAAAATATTAGCTCTAAAAATGTCAGAAGATATCTgacaaacttttattttgaacTGAACTGTAACTATATCAGACCAAAATGTCCCAATATGTATGATGAGGTTTTCCAAAATAACATTTGGAAACTTGTAAACATGATCAATACTGTAATATGATGTACTAAGTCCTCTCATCAAAATTAAACAAATGAGTCCCAATAAAAAATCTCACTCACCTTCTTGTGCAGCTTACCACCAGAATCTAGTCTTGACTGTCTTTGTTTCTCTATTTTCTGTCAACAGATCCCAGGATTGAAACTAACTAAAAGGTGCTTATTGTAGCCTACAAACACATAACCAGTACACAGGGCAGATACAAGACCAGGGtcagaaaaactgagttttacaAAGGCTGATCTTTGACGTCACTGGGTCACTCATGTTTCATCAGAAATTAAATGTATCGCTAGAGTACCTTCCACGTTCAGAATGCAGAAAATATAATGGGCGGGGTCTGTCAGAGTTTCTATAGAAATGAAAGCCATGCTTCTGGTAGTAGGGATGTGCATTCCGAGTTTTTTCGGTGAGCCAGATCAATTGGCTCCATTCAGCTAGAAGAACCATTAATTTGGCTCCCAAGCAGCACTTAGTTCAcgataaaaacaagaaaaaaaattgcaacCTTTCATGTAAAGCCTAAAAAGTTGCCTGCCATGATATGAGATCGTGACATGTGAGTTCAAATATAGTTTGACTTACCAAATTATTAGGTGACCTGCAAAAAACTATTTACTGCAAAAATGCAtggaccagaatgaggctctctcCTCACTTTCCAACGTTCCTGCAGTGAGGAATAACCATCTTCAACAAATGCTTTTATCTGCAGATGATCAAGAAGCAGTAGTAGCAATATTTAAATCAGGGGGCCAAGTTACTTCTCTTTTACACAGGTGATTCGGTTTCGATCTTCCCCAAAAAGATCTGTTCAAAAAGAGTCCTTTGTTTGCGAAATGACTCATCACTATCTTGTAGCCTACAGACACATAACCAGTACAATGGCATTTACACAACTCTTGCGtcatctctcttctgtcctctctcgcctccttttgaaaaaggtcaaaggtaaatgAGGAGAGGTTCTACTTCTCCACTCACAAGTCAGCAAAACAAATTAAGTGTGATGTGCAAGAGATTGTAAAGATAAAACGATAAGTCACAATGGTTTTcaaatgtgtgcatgcttttctcctcctacaaaacaacagctgattcaaagtgggtgtggcagatttcaagGACTCAGGTAGGATACACATGACCATCCTCAAGGAAAGGAGGGTATTGAGGAGGGGGGTCcatttgtgacccgtttcaagaagcTAAGCATAtgtcgcatgtcactacttcacaagagaggcatttgaacgtaaaacattttttaaaaatcaaaatgcgtttcttggcagaaatgccttctggaacatgtgaactttcctgTGCctaaataacaaacgtgtatgccatctgtaaatacaaataaaatggttaaattacgaacctagttggtttagccatggaaaaagaaggaacctTTTCACtgtccatgattggctgagataatggatgggctggacatttcaaatcaaattaaataaaatgtcattggtcacatacacgtgtttagcagatgttattgcgggtgtagcgaaatgcttgtgtagcgaaatgctccgacagtgcagtgcctagttaataaaggttaaataaaattatatatatatatctaacaagtaatatctaacaatacacaacatatacccaatacgcACAAATCTAaaaaaaggaatggaattaagcatatataaatacatgtcacgccctggccttagtattctttgttttctttattattttagttaggtcagtgtgtgacatggggaatgtttgtgttttgtctcgttttgggtggttatatggaaaagggggtgttgggtttagtgtatgggtttgtgttgagtgagtgtttctaggtatgtctatggttgagtgaatgttctaggtatgtctatggttgcctgagtggttctcaattagagacagatgtctttcatttgtctctgWttgggagccatattttaggcggccatgggcatcatgtttttgttgggtcattgtctaggtctgtgtctgtgtctaggttgcatgtttgcattttgttcggttatagcttcacggtcgtctatttgttgttttgcttcgttcgttttctcctaaataaagagaagatgtattttttacatgctgcgccttggtcctctctctctcccatggtcgatcgtgacagaatgaccCAACCACTCAGGACCAAGCAGCATGAAAGGAGGGAGCCAGAGCCCGTTGTGCAGATACTGGAGGTGAGCAATGGGAAGGATACAGAGACTGTTAAGGATTTATTGAggagtttggaggagagtgaaaagagggagctgctgtgttggtgcgtgaggcacaacatccacccgacagagcttgtgcgggatgtgatgttacctgagtcagctcttCATGCTCGTCCTGAGttgcgtgctaaccgtctgggaatgacagtcccacgaaccaggcctcctgtgtgcaTTCTTAGTCCTACACCTCCTGTaacaccttcccgccccagcccggtaccaccagttccggcaccacgccccAGGATTCCAgggtgtctccagagccctgttcgcATTGttgcttctccccgcactcgccctgaggtgcgtgtcctcatcccggtaccacctgtgccggtaccacgcactaggcctatagtgcgctttgagagcccagtgtgtcctgttgctgctccccgcactagccctgagatgtgtgtccccagcccggtaccaccagttccggcaccacgcactaggcctaatgtgcgtatccagggtccagtatgccctgttccttctccccgcactagccttcaggctgcgtgtcccagcccggtaccaaccagttccggcaccacgccccaggcctatagtgcgcctcagccggccagagctgcccgtctacCAGTGccatctgagtcatccgtctaccAGTGCCATCGTGatcatccgtctacccagcgccatctgagccgtcgcCAGCCATGCCAGccaccgtcagccagccatgccagccgagccgtcagccagccatgaccagcccgagccgtcagcagccatgaccagcacgagccgtcagccagccatgaccagccgagTCTGccccgccagccatgagctgccagagccttccgccagccatgagctgccagagccttccgccagcatgctgcccagagccttccgccagccatgagcagccagagcttccgccagcccggatcagccagagccttccgccagaccggatagccagatcgtcagccaaccagagtcatccagccaggatccgtccctcagtccggaaaCGGCCGTTCCCTCAGTCCGGAACTGCCGTCCCTCCGTCGaactgccgtccctcagtccggaactgcgtccctcagtccggagctgcgtcctcagtccggagcgccgtccctcagtcgagctgccgtccctcagtccggagctgccgtcctcagtccggagctgccgtccctcagccggctgccgtccctcagtcggagcttgccgtccctcagtccggagctgccgttccctcagtccggagctgccgtccctcagtccggagctgccgtcctcagtcggagctgcccgtccctcagtccgggctgccgtccctcagtccgagctgccgtccctcagtccggaaaatacgctgccgtccctcagtccggagcttcccctATTATCCTGGTGCTTCCCCTATATCCCGGTGCCCCTTcggtccggtgctgccccttagtccggtgctgccccttagtccggtgctgccccttagtccggtgctgcccttagtccggtgctgccccttatcctggtgctgccccttagtctggtgctgcccttagtccggtgctgccccttagtccggtgcttgccccttagtccggtgctgccccttagtcggtgctggcccttagtccggtgctgccccttagtccggtgctgccccttagtc
This region includes:
- the LOC112075210 gene encoding uncharacterized protein, which gives rise to MVGRGFLGCFILCVSLASVCAIKGTLNSIDDLRDIEFGHTFPRHGLMLLHWLANNIHIDNNGNMRLNFNPTRGDYGIHFYGNADNPHPLPILPRQRGSYYSLGNLVGNNNNGAMALPYYVTQRFYNSRGTENNRDRVILRVREEESNQFIVDEVYVTQHYPPNGNRGSAYDPDNTYRVNVSLLRQIQRLPTINLNDIPQTYHVEINHNILEHLENIWDTPGLALLLAIVLSFTRPNIKGSGRPRRLRADETQCDMEDKDNTLFKLEVKTTDRGKARIIWSGIPKRLLDQGVMVVLHRNNNSDSKSELDRSSVGGQASGSYNTSVPLNPGLQVRLHKEVKNWWNYLGFGSTIGEEIWRGSEFHNANREIPVDINGHDASLQLFVKDGKACARLYVKKAFTAWKKMFNNSWVGFYSSDSKDTQEYNTYQWQWAVNFSEESRSDCADIPGYDVYVYESSMTMSPGVQARFILEKSGGEKARTPPWERLVQG